The following proteins come from a genomic window of bacterium:
- a CDS encoding hemolysin family protein → MTILLFTVFIALGISFLCSVMEACLLSVSLADIGRLSEKKPVAANIWKHFKDNIEKPITVILIINTLAHTIGAALSGAKFEELFGPKWIIAFSVIFSLVMIQWTEILPKTLGVRYNRKVAGITALPLKYLIRVFTPFVNAVQFLNKPFEGKKRGKAETAAAEEISVLARFAELNNLINRDQQRILSHTVNLANIKVSDVMVTKEEIKVLSTKMSLSEALIEAHIHHHTRFPLINGNNEDDVIGYVNFKDIVSALQTNPKDPSLKGICRPILETESDEPIPSVLGKLKKSYQHIAVVRDRSGKISGIITLEDIVEAVMGDNIEDEYDIMPDYIYKIADDRYVAGGGVDLKKLGNVICRSVPGDEKNLNQWLIGLFGRVPRAEERINYGNCTFITRKIRRSNIYEVIVQTFK, encoded by the coding sequence ATGACGATATTATTGTTCACTGTATTTATCGCTTTGGGAATATCATTTTTGTGTTCGGTTATGGAAGCGTGTCTTTTGAGCGTGTCGCTTGCTGACATAGGCCGCTTATCCGAGAAAAAACCGGTGGCGGCGAATATATGGAAACACTTCAAGGATAATATAGAAAAGCCGATAACGGTTATACTTATTATCAATACTCTCGCTCATACGATAGGAGCGGCGCTTTCCGGCGCTAAATTCGAAGAGCTTTTCGGGCCGAAATGGATTATAGCGTTTTCGGTCATTTTCTCGCTGGTAATGATACAGTGGACGGAGATACTTCCCAAGACGCTTGGAGTAAGGTATAACAGGAAAGTGGCGGGAATTACCGCCCTGCCGCTGAAATATCTTATACGCGTATTTACCCCTTTTGTCAACGCTGTCCAGTTTCTGAACAAGCCGTTTGAGGGTAAAAAAAGAGGGAAGGCGGAAACGGCCGCGGCTGAAGAAATATCTGTCCTTGCCCGTTTCGCGGAGCTCAACAATCTTATAAACAGGGACCAGCAAAGGATTCTTTCCCATACGGTGAATCTGGCTAACATAAAAGTCAGCGATGTTATGGTTACTAAAGAGGAAATAAAGGTCCTTTCAACCAAAATGTCATTGAGCGAAGCTTTAATCGAAGCCCATATACACCATCATACGCGTTTTCCTCTGATTAACGGGAACAATGAAGACGATGTGATAGGGTATGTGAATTTTAAAGATATTGTCAGCGCCCTGCAGACAAATCCCAAGGACCCGTCGCTTAAGGGAATATGCAGGCCTATACTTGAGACAGAGAGTGACGAGCCGATTCCGTCTGTGCTCGGCAAGCTTAAAAAAAGCTATCAGCATATAGCCGTGGTTCGCGACAGGTCCGGTAAAATATCCGGTATTATAACACTTGAAGACATAGTTGAGGCCGTAATGGGTGATAATATAGAAGATGAATACGATATTATGCCCGATTATATTTATAAGATAGCCGACGACAGGTATGTTGCCGGCGGCGGGGTGGATTTAAAAAAACTCGGAAATGTAATATGCAGGAGCGTGCCCGGGGACGAGAAAAATCTTAACCAGTGGCTCATCGGGCTTTTCGGCAGAGTGCCTCGGGCGGAGGAGAGAATAAACTACGGCAACTGTACTTTTATAACGAGAAAAATACGCCGGTCCAACATCTACGAAGTCATAGTTCAGACATTTAAATAG
- a CDS encoding thiamine pyrophosphate-binding protein, whose protein sequence is MTIAEYLIKAIRETGTKHVFGIQGDYVLNFYSQLCKSPLKVINTCDEQGAGFAADAYARITGFGVVCVTYGPGGLKLANSTAQAFAELSPVLVVSGAPGLSERKGNPLLHHKVRSFKTQLNVFREMTSDQAVLDNPKTAASDINRVIDAIHRTKRPGYIELPRDMVDVEIKKPPKPAKRHLQAKKVAVKSPLKKVMDFINSAKKPLVIAGVEIHRFGIQKLFLKFLEHSGFPFVTGVLAKSVVSENHPQFVGVYTGAMTPDDVREEVESADCVISVGPLITDLSTGIFTAHIKPEQSILLMPDKLIDREVSCPGIDMESFLKAIVDALPEPEVSAEQINRHTLPPFTPVKNKDMTMKRLIECIDTYLRDDTTVIAEPGDPLFAGLDLRVHAMNEFVSCAYYASLGFSVPAAVGIQFAAPDRRPLVLVGDGSFQMTGMELSVAARYGLSPIVIILNNGGYGTFRAMLDGCFNDVQPWQYAGIVDIIGAGKGFTVSKEEEFVSALKAAFKNKTSPTVIDVKINKNDRSSRLKILNENLKKRIK, encoded by the coding sequence ATGACAATCGCAGAATACCTGATTAAGGCAATCCGGGAAACGGGAACAAAACACGTGTTCGGCATTCAGGGCGACTATGTCCTGAATTTTTACAGCCAGCTCTGCAAAAGCCCTCTTAAAGTCATTAATACATGTGATGAACAGGGAGCGGGATTTGCGGCCGATGCTTATGCGAGGATAACAGGTTTCGGAGTAGTTTGCGTGACATACGGTCCCGGCGGCCTAAAACTTGCGAACAGCACGGCGCAGGCTTTTGCCGAACTCTCGCCGGTCCTTGTAGTGAGCGGCGCGCCCGGCCTCTCCGAGCGCAAGGGCAACCCTTTGCTTCATCATAAGGTGCGTTCTTTTAAGACACAGCTTAATGTTTTCCGTGAAATGACTTCAGACCAGGCGGTTTTGGATAACCCGAAGACAGCAGCTTCCGATATTAACCGTGTTATTGACGCTATTCACAGGACAAAACGCCCGGGGTATATCGAACTGCCCCGTGATATGGTGGATGTTGAAATAAAAAAACCGCCCAAACCCGCCAAAAGACATCTGCAGGCAAAAAAAGTTGCTGTTAAGAGCCCTTTGAAGAAGGTTATGGATTTTATAAATTCCGCTAAAAAGCCGCTTGTCATAGCCGGTGTTGAAATCCATCGTTTCGGGATACAGAAATTGTTTTTGAAATTCCTGGAACATTCAGGTTTCCCTTTTGTGACGGGGGTGCTCGCAAAATCCGTGGTTTCGGAGAACCACCCACAGTTTGTCGGTGTGTATACCGGGGCGATGACTCCCGATGATGTGCGCGAGGAAGTGGAGAGCGCCGACTGCGTTATTTCTGTAGGCCCGCTGATTACGGATTTATCGACTGGGATTTTTACGGCCCATATTAAACCTGAACAATCAATACTGTTAATGCCGGATAAGCTTATAGACAGAGAAGTTTCGTGTCCCGGTATTGATATGGAATCTTTCCTTAAAGCGATTGTTGACGCGCTGCCCGAGCCTGAAGTGTCTGCCGAACAGATAAACAGGCACACTCTTCCTCCGTTTACTCCGGTAAAAAATAAAGATATGACTATGAAACGGCTTATTGAGTGCATAGATACATATTTGCGGGATGATACAACGGTGATTGCCGAGCCCGGAGACCCGTTGTTTGCGGGTTTGGATCTCAGGGTGCACGCTATGAACGAATTTGTTTCCTGCGCCTATTACGCTTCTTTGGGTTTTTCTGTTCCCGCCGCGGTAGGAATTCAGTTTGCCGCTCCCGATAGGCGTCCACTTGTGCTTGTGGGGGACGGGTCTTTTCAGATGACGGGTATGGAACTTTCAGTCGCGGCCCGTTACGGTTTGAGCCCTATTGTGATTATTTTAAATAACGGCGGCTACGGGACATTCCGCGCTATGCTGGACGGTTGCTTCAATGATGTACAGCCGTGGCAATATGCCGGTATAGTTGATATTATAGGCGCAGGGAAAGGGTTCACCGTTTCAAAAGAAGAAGAATTTGTAAGCGCTCTTAAGGCGGCTTTTAAGAATAAAACATCTCCGACAGTTATCGATGTGAAAATAAATAAAAACGACCGTTCTTCAAGGCTTAAGATACTGAACGAAAACCTGAAAAAGCGTATAAAGTAA
- a CDS encoding ABC transporter ATP-binding protein: protein MGEEALLVSNLKKVYGDTLAVNDISFKVDCNEIVGLLGPNGAGKTTTINMILGVLEPTSGSITIDGIDINSNRTEALKRANFAAVYAPLPGNMTVHQNLRIFGMLYGVKDVDRQVEMLIERFDLKKFRDTKCGVLSSGEQTRVSLAKAMINSPDLLLLDEPTASLDPSIARDIRSNICEFVAGRGCGVLWTSHNMYEVEVVCDRVFFLSRGKILLKGDPKTLPREHGEDTLENLFIKVAREPLSLEGM from the coding sequence ATGGGCGAAGAAGCGCTTCTGGTCAGCAATTTAAAGAAAGTTTACGGCGATACGCTTGCGGTAAATGATATTTCGTTTAAAGTGGACTGCAACGAGATTGTCGGCCTGCTCGGGCCGAACGGCGCGGGGAAGACTACGACGATAAATATGATACTCGGAGTGCTCGAGCCCACAAGCGGTTCCATAACCATAGACGGTATAGATATCAATTCCAATCGCACGGAAGCCCTGAAACGCGCTAATTTTGCCGCCGTGTACGCCCCTTTGCCCGGCAATATGACCGTTCATCAGAACCTGCGTATTTTCGGTATGTTATACGGCGTGAAAGATGTCGACCGGCAGGTTGAGATGCTTATAGAACGTTTTGACCTTAAAAAGTTCCGCGACACCAAATGCGGCGTGCTTTCTTCGGGAGAGCAAACCCGTGTCAGCCTGGCAAAAGCTATGATAAACAGCCCGGACCTGCTTCTGCTGGATGAACCCACGGCGTCTCTTGACCCTTCGATTGCCCGTGATATCCGTTCGAACATCTGCGAATTTGTCGCTGGCAGGGGATGCGGGGTGTTGTGGACGTCCCATAATATGTATGAAGTCGAAGTCGTCTGCGACCGTGTGTTTTTCCTTTCGCGCGGAAAAATCCTTTTGAAGGGCGATCCCAAAACATTGCCCCGCGAGCACGGCGAGGATACCTTGGAGAACCTTTTTATCAAAGTCGCCCGCGAGCCGCTTTCCCTGGAGGGGATGTAA
- a CDS encoding helix-turn-helix domain-containing protein gives MQYRIKEACHSRGYKVAELCKKLGFYKSNISLIDSGKRSLSISKLERVVKFLGCSFNDVISTSKTYREPYDNPEMNRKIALIQNAPYQKEDKAWVFNVFFARREFFDKVKKGRMK, from the coding sequence ATGCAGTACAGGATAAAGGAAGCGTGTCATTCCAGGGGATATAAGGTTGCGGAGTTATGTAAGAAACTGGGTTTTTATAAGAGTAATATATCTCTTATTGATTCAGGTAAAAGGAGTCTGTCAATTAGTAAGCTTGAAAGAGTAGTCAAGTTTTTGGGGTGTTCTTTTAACGATGTTATATCAACTTCAAAAACTTATCGGGAACCCTATGATAACCCGGAGATGAATCGCAAAATCGCTCTTATACAGAATGCTCCATACCAGAAGGAAGACAAAGCCTGGGTCTTTAATGTCTTTTTTGCAAGGCGGGAATTTTTTGATAAGGTTAAAAAAGGCAGGATGAAATGA
- a CDS encoding helix-hairpin-helix domain-containing protein has protein sequence MPAIIKQPSLSDKLSILSRDSQYDLACACGTNDYEHRVRSKDDRWIYPVTTMAGRTTYLFKILLSNECVNDCRYCPLRAGMDPRRCRLKPEELVSVFFDYYRERKVSGLFLSSGVIGTPDRTMDMLIGTARMLRTKNFRGYIHLKILPGASDEAIRQALALANAVSLNIETAGEKNFKELSKAKNYIKDIIRPIKLISSLTQKGSRYSHVKQTTQFVVGAAGESDRDIVSYSWGLYRRLNFHRVYFSAYQRGLGEPSLSGENSALSNAEMLTREHRLYQADWLMRKYGFKSGEIPFDSKGNLPLANDPKEAWALSNMDKFPVNVNKADKYELLRVPGLGEITVNRILSLRANKHRISHMGDIGKVNKLLQKASNYVSF, from the coding sequence TTGCCGGCAATCATAAAACAACCGAGTTTGTCCGATAAACTCTCGATTCTTTCTCGCGACTCGCAGTATGACCTCGCATGCGCGTGCGGGACAAACGACTATGAACACAGGGTCCGCTCTAAAGACGACAGGTGGATTTATCCCGTAACGACTATGGCAGGGCGGACGACTTATCTTTTTAAAATCCTTCTCTCCAATGAATGCGTTAACGACTGCAGATATTGTCCTTTGAGAGCGGGGATGGACCCCCGGCGCTGCCGCCTGAAACCCGAAGAGCTGGTAAGTGTCTTTTTTGATTATTACCGCGAGAGAAAAGTGAGCGGCCTTTTTTTAAGCAGCGGCGTTATAGGCACACCCGACAGGACGATGGATATGCTTATTGGAACGGCGCGTATGCTCCGGACAAAAAATTTCAGGGGATATATCCATCTTAAAATACTGCCCGGCGCGTCCGATGAAGCGATTCGCCAGGCGCTGGCGCTTGCAAATGCTGTTTCGCTTAACATAGAAACCGCCGGCGAAAAAAATTTCAAAGAGCTTTCAAAAGCGAAAAATTATATAAAAGATATTATCCGCCCCATCAAACTTATAAGCAGCCTGACTCAGAAAGGTTCGCGCTACAGCCATGTAAAACAGACCACACAGTTTGTGGTCGGCGCGGCGGGTGAGAGCGACAGGGATATTGTATCCTATTCGTGGGGACTTTACAGGCGGCTCAATTTCCACCGCGTATATTTCAGCGCCTACCAGAGAGGGCTCGGCGAACCTTCGTTATCGGGCGAAAATTCCGCCTTATCCAACGCCGAGATGCTGACAAGAGAGCACCGCCTTTATCAGGCGGATTGGCTGATGAGAAAATACGGATTTAAATCCGGTGAAATTCCGTTCGATTCAAAAGGCAATCTTCCCCTTGCGAATGACCCGAAAGAAGCCTGGGCGTTGAGTAATATGGATAAGTTTCCCGTTAACGTCAACAAAGCCGACAAATACGAACTTCTCCGCGTGCCCGGCCTGGGGGAAATTACCGTCAACCGCATACTTTCTCTTCGCGCGAACAAACACCGCATCAGTCATATGGGAGATATAGGAAAAGTGAATAAACTTCTGCAAAAAGCATCGAATTATGTGAGTTTTTAG
- a CDS encoding transposase, with amino-acid sequence MPRIARVVALDHPHHVTQRGNYQQNIFTDDHDRRKYLSMLAEESERYGLKILSYCLMTNHVHFIVVPEREDSMGNVFKYLNMKYSRHYNSRMGQGGHLFQSRFHSCVMDEVYTIVCSRYIERNPVRAKIVKDACGWEWSSARAHCGLELNDSLNVNQLFQYIGLDHKMWQDFLSHPDKSKDVLQIKEQTRRGRPLAGVDFVKMLEVKLNRPLTVKPRGRRKENRENVNA; translated from the coding sequence ATGCCAAGAATAGCCAGAGTAGTAGCCTTAGACCATCCTCACCACGTAACACAGCGTGGCAACTATCAGCAGAATATATTTACCGATGACCATGACAGAAGAAAATATCTTTCCATGCTGGCGGAAGAAAGTGAACGGTACGGCTTAAAAATCCTTTCCTACTGTTTGATGACAAACCATGTCCATTTCATAGTTGTCCCTGAACGTGAAGATTCTATGGGCAACGTTTTCAAATATCTGAATATGAAATATTCCCGGCATTATAATTCCAGGATGGGGCAGGGCGGACACCTGTTCCAGAGCCGGTTCCATTCGTGTGTTATGGACGAAGTTTACACAATAGTGTGTTCCCGTTACATAGAGAGGAATCCTGTGCGGGCAAAGATTGTTAAGGATGCGTGCGGTTGGGAGTGGTCAAGCGCCCGGGCGCATTGCGGTTTGGAACTTAATGACTCTCTGAACGTTAATCAGTTGTTTCAATATATCGGACTGGATCATAAGATGTGGCAGGATTTTCTTTCCCATCCTGATAAATCAAAAGATGTTTTGCAGATAAAAGAACAGACGCGCAGGGGTAGGCCGCTGGCAGGTGTGGATTTTGTCAAGATGCTTGAAGTCAAGCTTAACAGGCCCCTGACGGTGAAGCCGCGCGGACGGCGAAAGGAAAACCGGGAGAACGTAAATGCTTGA
- a CDS encoding TrpB-like pyridoxal phosphate-dependent enzyme, whose product MVDRKILLEEKDIPRQWYNIIGDFANKPKPPVGPDGKPLTPDMLAPVFPMNLIEQEASEKRWIDIPEEILEILYRWRPSPLRRAVYLEKHLDTPARIYYKDESVSPPGSHKPNTAVAQAWYNKQFGIKKLTTETGAGQWGSALSFACKIVGLGCKVYMVRISFDQKPMRKTMMRVWGGKCVSSPSNETEFGRKILKEMPDTPGSLGIAISEAIEEAVKDKTGETRYSLGSVLNFVMLHQTIIGLEAKKQLEKVGEKLPDIVIGCAGGGSNFAGLAFPFVYEKINGKDITVIPTEPTACPTLTKGPFAYDHGDTACMTPLLAMYTLGHNFVPPPIHAGGLRYHGMAPLVSHAVKEGLLEPRAFDQIKCYESAITWAKTEGIICAPETSHAVACVIDEAKKAKEEGKEKVILMNFSGHGLMDLAGYKKFLDGELTEYHLPDSEIQKSLESLRGLPKVDG is encoded by the coding sequence ATGGTTGACAGAAAGATTTTATTGGAGGAAAAAGATATTCCCCGGCAGTGGTACAACATTATAGGAGATTTCGCTAATAAACCTAAACCTCCCGTAGGTCCGGATGGTAAACCATTAACTCCGGATATGCTTGCTCCCGTGTTCCCAATGAATCTGATAGAGCAGGAAGCCAGCGAAAAGCGCTGGATAGATATTCCGGAAGAAATACTTGAAATTCTTTACAGGTGGAGGCCCAGTCCGTTAAGAAGAGCTGTTTATCTTGAAAAACATCTGGATACTCCCGCGCGCATTTATTACAAAGATGAAAGTGTCAGCCCTCCGGGAAGCCATAAACCGAATACGGCTGTTGCCCAGGCGTGGTATAACAAACAGTTCGGCATTAAAAAACTTACCACTGAAACAGGCGCCGGACAGTGGGGAAGCGCGCTTTCTTTTGCCTGTAAGATCGTCGGCCTCGGATGTAAAGTTTATATGGTCAGAATAAGTTTTGACCAGAAGCCCATGCGTAAGACTATGATGCGGGTGTGGGGCGGCAAATGTGTATCCAGCCCGAGCAATGAAACAGAATTCGGAAGAAAGATTTTAAAAGAAATGCCCGATACGCCCGGAAGCCTGGGGATAGCTATCAGCGAAGCGATAGAAGAAGCTGTGAAGGATAAAACAGGGGAAACAAGATATTCTCTGGGAAGCGTGCTTAACTTTGTTATGCTGCACCAGACGATCATCGGGCTGGAAGCAAAAAAGCAACTGGAGAAAGTGGGCGAAAAACTGCCCGATATAGTTATAGGATGCGCCGGCGGCGGAAGTAATTTTGCCGGTCTGGCATTTCCTTTTGTTTATGAAAAGATCAACGGCAAGGATATTACAGTGATTCCCACCGAACCGACGGCATGCCCGACCCTGACAAAAGGGCCTTTTGCTTACGACCACGGCGACACCGCGTGCATGACGCCGTTACTTGCAATGTATACGCTGGGACACAATTTTGTGCCTCCGCCGATTCACGCGGGCGGCTTAAGGTACCACGGCATGGCGCCTCTTGTGAGCCATGCGGTAAAAGAAGGGTTGCTTGAGCCGAGAGCGTTTGACCAGATTAAGTGTTACGAATCCGCTATTACGTGGGCTAAAACCGAGGGTATAATATGCGCTCCCGAAACCAGTCACGCGGTGGCCTGCGTTATTGATGAAGCGAAGAAAGCCAAAGAAGAGGGAAAAGAAAAAGTTATACTAATGAATTTCAGCGGTCACGGTTTAATGGATCTGGCCGGTTATAAAAAATTTTTAGACGGGGAACTGACTGAATACCACCTTCCCGATTCGGAAATCCAAAAATCGCTGGAATCGTTGAGAGGTTTGCCTAAAGTAGACGGATAG
- a CDS encoding type II and III secretion system protein: MRKIKFLIYLFLVFSCVSAYALPRNISIEVEFKESGGGVQYSKNKIVVRNQTSSKYSKQFVVVSDGLTATIRVGEDVPFATYYIDYFYRYGYIVSKDITFKKVGTSLKVTPKIKGNYIEIELVPEISAVIDRKKQIIDVKSLSTTVIAVDGQSISIGGLIQDKDFSGTFFKSSKSSSLDIILTPRIMK, from the coding sequence ATGAGAAAAATTAAGTTTCTTATATATCTGTTCCTGGTTTTTTCATGTGTATCTGCTTACGCCCTGCCTCGCAATATTTCCATAGAGGTGGAGTTTAAAGAGTCCGGCGGGGGCGTACAGTATTCCAAGAATAAGATTGTGGTGCGCAACCAGACAAGTTCGAAATATTCAAAGCAGTTTGTAGTGGTATCGGACGGGCTGACGGCTACCATCAGGGTGGGCGAGGATGTCCCGTTCGCGACTTATTACATAGATTATTTTTACCGGTACGGGTATATAGTGTCTAAAGACATAACATTTAAAAAGGTCGGCACAAGCCTGAAAGTCACGCCTAAAATAAAAGGGAATTATATAGAGATAGAACTTGTGCCCGAGATAAGCGCCGTTATAGATAGAAAGAAACAAATCATAGATGTAAAAAGCCTTTCCACGACCGTGATAGCGGTTGACGGACAGAGCATTTCCATAGGCGGGCTTATTCAGGATAAGGATTTTTCCGGGACGTTTTTCAAGTCGAGCAAATCCTCGAGCCTTGATATAATACTGACGCCGAGGATAATGAAATAA
- a CDS encoding bile acid:sodium symporter family protein — protein sequence MAVWVGICGLIAYFYPAPFVAMKGGMDLFFALTMFGIGCVLNIEDFKKIAKQPWIVAIGSVMQFTLMPLGAFAVAKLLNLPPEIALGLILTGAAPGAMASNVMSYVAKADVAYSVSLTTVSTLLTPIMTPLLTYFLANSILRVDFLAMFWSIMKMVILPLLLGLFIKYKFTKAIEKIEPVFPAISVTFIIFICSLVIALNKEFLAMLTMMVIFAVVILNVWGMSSGYGLAKLFKMNIPRRRTLAIEIGMQNAGLGTVLALKHFNERVAIPAACFVFTCIFTAAIMAEFWGRGDRKAISEK from the coding sequence ATGGCAGTCTGGGTTGGGATTTGCGGGCTCATTGCTTATTTCTATCCGGCGCCGTTTGTGGCGATGAAAGGGGGAATGGACCTTTTCTTTGCGCTAACTATGTTTGGGATAGGGTGTGTTCTTAACATAGAAGATTTCAAAAAAATAGCGAAACAACCTTGGATAGTGGCCATCGGCTCCGTTATGCAGTTTACCCTTATGCCCTTGGGGGCGTTTGCCGTTGCGAAACTCTTAAACCTTCCGCCCGAGATAGCCCTGGGGCTTATTCTTACGGGCGCGGCTCCCGGCGCTATGGCAAGCAATGTGATGAGCTATGTCGCCAAGGCCGATGTTGCCTATTCCGTGAGCCTGACAACAGTTTCAACGCTTCTCACGCCTATAATGACGCCGCTTCTGACATATTTTCTTGCCAACTCGATACTGAGAGTGGATTTTCTTGCGATGTTCTGGAGTATTATGAAGATGGTTATCCTTCCTCTTTTACTGGGGTTATTTATAAAATATAAATTTACTAAGGCAATAGAGAAAATAGAGCCGGTATTCCCGGCGATATCCGTCACGTTTATAATATTTATCTGCTCCCTTGTGATTGCCTTAAATAAAGAATTCCTCGCGATGCTGACAATGATGGTAATTTTTGCGGTTGTGATTTTAAATGTCTGGGGAATGTCTTCCGGCTACGGACTTGCAAAACTTTTTAAAATGAACATACCACGCCGCCGGACGCTCGCGATAGAAATAGGGATGCAAAACGCCGGCCTCGGCACAGTGCTGGCATTGAAACATTTCAACGAACGCGTTGCAATCCCCGCCGCCTGCTTTGTCTTCACCTGCATCTTCACCGCTGCGATTATGGCTGAGTTTTGGGGGAGAGGGGATAGGAAAGCGATATCTGAAAAATAG
- a CDS encoding ABC transporter permease, producing MNFQRVGAIVLRQFYLIRSSTTRVFPLFIWVAVDIILWGFLTRYLNSVSNAGFNFVPALLGAVLLWDFFIRIMQGVTMAFFEDVWSRNFINIFSTPISIYEYVTGLVTSSIATSTVGIIVMFFLAIVIFGLSFFSYGIVIIPILLILFMFGIALGVAASALVLRMGPAAEWFIWPIPAIVSPFVGVLYPISILPGWMQLVSKILPPSYVFEAMRAVVEGGQVSWMSLLLSVILAVVYILAACLFFTHTYKHAVRTGLIARYSAESLG from the coding sequence ATGAATTTTCAACGTGTAGGCGCAATAGTCTTAAGGCAGTTTTACCTGATACGCAGCAGCACTACGCGTGTTTTCCCCCTGTTTATCTGGGTGGCGGTGGATATTATCCTCTGGGGGTTTCTGACCCGGTACCTTAATTCTGTGTCGAATGCGGGTTTCAATTTTGTTCCGGCATTGCTGGGCGCGGTCCTGCTGTGGGATTTTTTCATACGTATTATGCAGGGCGTTACGATGGCTTTTTTCGAAGACGTCTGGTCGCGTAACTTTATCAATATTTTTTCCACGCCTATCTCTATATATGAATACGTAACGGGGCTTGTTACATCGAGCATAGCGACAAGCACCGTGGGTATTATAGTGATGTTTTTCCTGGCAATCGTTATTTTCGGGCTTTCATTTTTCAGTTACGGGATAGTGATTATACCGATACTGCTGATACTTTTTATGTTCGGGATAGCGTTGGGTGTTGCCGCCAGCGCTCTTGTACTGCGTATGGGGCCTGCGGCGGAGTGGTTTATATGGCCGATACCGGCGATAGTCTCGCCGTTTGTAGGTGTTTTGTATCCCATTTCTATTTTGCCCGGATGGATGCAGCTTGTATCAAAAATCCTGCCGCCGTCTTATGTTTTTGAGGCAATGAGGGCGGTTGTTGAAGGCGGACAGGTTTCGTGGATGTCATTGCTGCTCAGTGTTATCCTCGCTGTGGTGTATATTTTGGCGGCATGCCTGTTCTTTACCCATACTTATAAACACGCGGTGCGCACAGGCCTCATCGCGCGCTACAGCGCCGAGAGTTTGGGCTGA
- a CDS encoding NYN domain-containing protein, with amino-acid sequence MKQKGNNYAFIDSQNLNLSIRRQNWRLDFKRFRKYMEDKYNITKAFIFIGYVVTNESIYARLQNYGYILIFKPTLILPDGKPKGNIDAELVLHSMIEYPNYDKAVIISGDGDFYCLIEYLKSRDKLLKLVIPNRYSFSSLLRRFAPYMLFMNGLRNKLGCQG; translated from the coding sequence GTGAAACAGAAGGGAAATAATTACGCATTTATTGACAGCCAGAATTTAAATCTTTCTATTCGGAGACAGAATTGGAGACTTGATTTTAAACGATTTAGAAAATACATGGAGGATAAATATAACATCACAAAAGCATTTATATTCATAGGATATGTTGTTACGAATGAGAGCATTTATGCCAGATTGCAGAACTATGGGTATATTTTAATATTTAAGCCGACATTGATTCTTCCGGATGGAAAACCCAAAGGTAATATAGATGCGGAACTAGTGCTTCATTCTATGATAGAATATCCTAATTATGATAAAGCGGTTATAATTTCAGGAGATGGAGATTTCTACTGTTTGATAGAATATCTTAAGAGCCGGGATAAACTGTTGAAACTTGTTATTCCAAATAGATATAGTTTCTCATCCTTGCTGAGGAGGTTTGCTCCGTATATGCTGTTTATGAATGGGCTAAGAAATAAATTGGGTTGTCAGGGATAA